Below is a genomic region from Pseudanabaena sp. PCC 6802.
ACCGCGATTGAAGAACGCTCTGGCGTTGTGTCGATCCAGTTCGATCGCCTGACTGAAATCCCCAATTGCCGCGCTGACATCGGCTGACATAAACTTAGCGATTCCTCGATCTGTATAAATATTGGCGTAGTCAGCCGCCGAAGATCCACCTGCTTGAGATATTTGAGATATCTTCAGCGCTTGAGTGTAGTCAGCGATCGCTGTTTGATAATGTCCTTGAGCCATCTCTGCCAAGCCGCGATTGTAATAAGCTCTAAAGTCATCTGGTGAAAGCTCTAACATAGTGTTATAGTCCGTCAGCGCTGCTTGATAATTACCAGAACGAAAATAGGCAAGCCCCCGATTGAGCAAAGCTTCTAAATTCCGGGGATTCATGCTAATTGCTTGCGTGCAGTCTGCGATCGCGCTCTGATAGCGATCTGTTTGCAGATAGGCCAGACAGCGATTGCTATGGGCTGTAGAGTTTCGATCTTCTTGCCGAGCATTCTGTTTAAGTGCCTTAGTAAACTCAGCGATCGCTCCTTCATAATCATCCTTTTGCATGCGCTCGATCCCCCGTTGGAGGAATTCCCCATGAGAGATATGGGTAGGAGAATATGGTGAGGCGATCGCGAGGCTCTGGTTGGGATTAATGGGCAAAAGTAGCATCGTCAGCAAGAAGCTGATAATCGTTAGCGATCGGAATCCTTTGCATAAAAAGTCCATAGCTTTATCGATATGTAGAGGGCAATCTAAGGATGGTTCTTGTCGGTACGATAGATATAGCTATAGCCAATAGGCTTATGACGGGGTGCAGGGGTGGAACCCCTGCGTGGGGGCGCAGCCCCCACACCCCCTGTCCTAACAGATCTGTCTACGGCTATATTTAGGGGCAGGCACGGGGGCGCTGTCCCTACGGTAATCGATACGTTCTCTGGTAGAAATCTACTTAGACTTTTTCCAACCGTTATCGGCTTGAGCCAAGACGTAACTGGCGACGTTCTCAATTTCAGCCGCTTTCAGTTTCTTGCCAAAGGCAGGCATGGCATTTTTACCGTTTTTGACTTGGGCGACGATCGCTTCTAGGGAGTACTTGTCATTGGCTTTAAGCGCGTCAATTTTTAGCGTCTTTTCCTTTTGGACGGTATTATTGCCATTGAGATGACAGCCAACACAGTTAGCTTTAAACAGTTTGGCACCAGCTTCTATGTCTGCGGCATAGGCGGGCTGACTAAAATTGAATATGCCTAGACTCAATACTAGTAACGCTATTAGGAGTGCTGAGGCTATGTTTCTAAATAGAGACTTCATGGTTATCGCGATCGAAAATTTAAGCATAAGTTCAAACCACATTGTTTAAGCTCTATAATGCTTAAGTCAAAAGACAAGCCGTCAAACTTGCCGAATATACAGGAATGCTTAATATTCTTGCCATTATTGTTGATTTATCCCTGAAGCGTAGACAAAGTAATTTATGGTTCCTCTTCCCAACTATCGTCCCAAGCAGTTGTCTCTGGGGCCTCTAGAGACAGAGATTCTGCATCTCATCTGGGAGCTTGGTACTACGACAGCCAGAGAGATTCACGATCGCATTCTCTCCGATCCCGATCGCGAGCTAACCTACTCATCAGTCATCACCGTATTGTCGCGGTTGGTCAAGAAAGGCTGGCTGACTTCCCATAAGCGCGGCAAAATCCTGTTTTGGCAGGCTGCCATTTCGCGCCCTGAAGCACAGGCATTAGAAGCCCACGAGCGGTTAAATCGATTTTTGGAAGTGGGCAATGCTGATATTGTGGCGGCCTTTGCCGATGAACTCGATCTTGCTAGCGTCGATCGCTTAGAAGCGATCGCGCAGCGGCTAAAAGCGATTCGCCAGGAACGGGAGGAAAGATAATGCACGTAATCATAATTATGGTGGTATTGAGCTTAGCCTGGTGTTTGAGGTGGATTTATCCTGGTTTGCTCAATTTCTCGGATATCGATCTGGGTGGATATCAAGCGCGATGGCAAAAAATTCTGTTCCTATTTCTATTCCCACCTTTGCTCATCCTGATGACAGCGATCGCCGTGCTCTGCATGGGGCCAACTGGGCAGATGCTGGGGTTTCATGGTGGCTGGTTTAGCTATGCGATCGCGATCGCTTTTCTTGGCTATGCGATCGTTTGGGGTTGCACGCTTGGGGCACAAGGTATCATTGCTGCACGCAAGATTGCTCGCTATCCTCACAGCGAATTTGCAACTCAATTAGCGGGGCAAACGGTGAGGGAGCTGGATTCTCCCCAGATCTTTGCCGCCCAAGTTGGGTTTTGGCGACCTCAACTTGCGGTCAGTCAGGGCATGTTGCAGGCACTCGATCCGATTCACTTGGAAGCGGTTTTGAAGCACGAACAGGCACATTACCATTATCGCGATACCTTTTGGTTCTTTTGCTTGGGATATATCAGACAAGTAACGAGGTGGTTGCCGCATACGGATGCTCTATGGCAAGAACTGTTGTTATTGCGAGAAATGCGTGCCGATCGCTGGGCTGCTCAGTATGTAGACAGACTGGTATTGGCAGAAGCGTTATTATGGTCTGTGAGTAGCGCGTTAGTTTACGTGGCGCAGCCAATCGCGCCGGAGTCAGAAATTTTCTGTGCTGCTTTTAGCTACCCCACACCGCGCAGCCGTCTCGAAAAAAGGATTGATGCTATTTTAGACGAGACTGTACCTGAGCCTGAATCTAATAATCTCCTGTTGGGTTTGCTAGTCCTCTCTTTACTACCTTTAACCTCTATTCCATTTCACTCTTAAAATTTCATGATGCGAAAGTCTTTGCTTTTTCTATTACCAATTGCAGCACTACTCTCTACTACTTCGATTTCTGGTCTGAGCGCACAGAGTAAGGTTGAGAAAAGATGCGGTTGGTTCCAAAACCCCACACCAGCAAATGCTTGGCTGAGCGATCGCGATGGTTTGTGGTTAATTTCTTCCCAAGGTGGCTATCAGGCTCAAGGTGACTGGCCGCCAGAGTTCCCGCCCAATCAATGGATTCGTACAAATGTGGGCAGTTATGGCTATGGCTGTGCTTGTTTTGATGTCACGGTAGATCGCTCGACCAACCCAAAACGTATAGTTGAGATTAAGTCTGCGCAAGCCCAGGCTCTGAAAGTATGTCGCACCGATCCCAATCTGCGCGAACCAGGGTAGCGATCGCGATGAACGCGAAAGCCCTGCAGCTACTTGCAGGGCTAGAAACAGAACTAGTTTTGGAGCTATCTGCTTAAGTTTATTGGCAGCTTAGCTTGCCGCTGTTGGTGTAGGTGTAGGTGCCATAGGTACCGTTGACCGTGCGGCAAACCTGACCTTCTGAATAGTTAGTAGTTTTGTCATAGGTATAGTCCGTGCCGTTGTAAGTACCGCTGCGATTGGCATTGCGGACTCCCGTTTTGGTGGTTTTGTCGTAGTCGTTGCTGACCGTGCCAGAGCCGTTGTTGCCATTGTTGCGCGTCCAGCTAGTATTTCTGCGATTGCTAAAGTTGGTGCTGGTATTGCTGTAGTTACTCTGACCTTTAAACGTATTGCCAGTGCCGTCGTTGTAGTTAGCTCTGCAGCCGCCCTGGGTCGTGTTGCCGAGGCAACCTGCTGCTCCGTTAGTGCTGCGAACTCCACCAAAACGAGCTTGGGCGTGTGCTGCCGATATGTGGAAAGGGGCAGCGAGAATGATAGCGGAAAATGCGGCGATCGCGGTCTTATTAGCTAAAAATTTCATGGGATCGACTCCTGTTAACCTTTTGTGAACTTTTGTTGTCTTTAAGCTACCAAGAATAACTGGAGTGCGTCATCGGACATAGGTCACGACTTAGGCATGACTTTAGTTATATAGCGGTTTTCAGATCGGAAAGAGTAGGGGGTTTGGGGGCGTTGCCCCCAAGAAGGGGTTCTACCCCTTCACCCCGGCAATAAAACCTGTTCTCAATTGAAAAACGCTATAGTTTAAAAAACATCTCGGTTAAAAAAGATGTATCTATCAAACTGGACTCCAGGCAGAGATGTCAGTCAGACTAGCCGCAGATACCAGTTTCCATGCTCTTGCGACCGGAAGCCATAATGTTGGCTACCCAGTGCGGGCGCATGAGGATGACGTTGTCGATGACGTGGATGATGCCGTTATCTGCTTCGATGTCGGCGGCGACGACAGTGGCATTATTCACTTCAAAGGCATTGTCATCGATATCGATTTCAATGGTTGTACCTTCAAGTGAGGTTACGGTCTTGAGCTTAGCCAGATCTTCTTTTTTATATCTGCCAGAAACTACATGGAATGTGAGAATTCTGGTCAGTTGAGGGATATTTTGTACTAGGGTTGTAATGGTGCCGGGTGGGAGTTTGGCAAATGCGTCATCATTTGGTGCAAAGACCGTAAAGGGGCCTGGGCTTTTGAGCGCATCGACCAGATTTGCAGCCTGTACCGCTGTGACTAGAGTTGTAAATGCACCTGCTCCTACAGCAATATCAACAATATCAGCCATGTGTTTCTCTAATCTCCTTTATCTATAACTTTGTTTTTGGATGTTGCGCAGGCGGGCTGCTTCATTCATGCCATATTTACGGTTGCAGAATCGATTGATCTGTCCCTCAAAGTAGGCGCGATTTGCCAGCAAATGTTTGGGATTGGGATCGTCAAGTGGATAGAAAAAGGCGGCGCGTCCGGCCTGGATTACCGCAGAGGTAACGCAGTACATCGATCGCTGAAAACTAACTGCCAATTGAATCAGCGTGTCATCCTCGCCGCGACAGTGTTGCTTGTAGTATTCCACCAGATAGGGCGGTAAGAAATGGAACATGTCTTGATGGAGCAGCGTAGGTGGAATACCTGCCGTGCCTACAGGGAACTTGTCGGCATAGAGAACTCCATAGTGGAAGTCATTTTGATCGTCTGGTACCTGACCCGCTTGAGCGTTGTAGGATTTAGTGCCACGGAAAGGAGAAGTGCGATAGAACACTGCCTCTACATAGGGAAATGCTGCTTCGTACAGCCAGGTAAAGCCTTTTGACTTAGGAATGATTTCATAGCATTCTCCCCTGATATAGACGTGATGGTAGATGGGACGACCGGCGATCGCAAAAATCCCGTTAATCAGAAAGTTCATCGCATCGGGTACGCTGGCTATTTTGCCTTCATCGTAGAGATCGCTCATCTCAAAGAAGACCGGAGCCATAATTTCCCAAAATAGACCCAGATTGGCGTAGTAGGACATCTGACGGCACTGTTCCAGGAATAAATCGGGGAAGAGCTTGTACAGCCCCAGCATCAGCGGGTTGTATTTGAAATAGGCTTTGATGGCGCGATCGGCATTGGCTTTGTATTCGTCGCTGTCGAGATAGGGATCGAACTGACCGCCCATATTCCGATGCCAGAGCATGGCTCGCATGCACTCTTCGGCAAATTCCATATTGATGCGATCGTGCCACCAGTGATGGAAAAGGCGAGGGATTTTCATTTTCAGTTCTCCCTTGTCCATGAACTCCAGGAGTTCCTTGTGCGCTGTGGCATAACCGCGCCAGATTCTCAGATCCGCATCGTCACCGGCATAGTGATTGTGCAGTTCTAAATATTCCTTGGGCAGGAAATACTTAAAGAAAGGCAAGGGATCGAGAAAGACACGTTCGGCAATGTAGAGGAGGTCGCGCCAGTAGAAATCCATCGGGACAGCATAGGCTTTGTATAAGCCAATAATCTGCATGAGATTCTCTGGGGTGTCGGGTAGCATCGCACCACCTGCTTCGAGGCGATGGATGACATCCGCAAATTCGTGCTGAGAAGGGGGCAGCTTCGTGCCGGGTTGTGGTGGGGCTTGTACCATGATTGAAAATTCCTAGATAATTCCTAATTTTGATTTTGAAGTGATGGAGGGCTAGCGAGAGAAACCTGCGTGCTGGTCGGGATAGCTGCAACCATTTGATTCGTTGTTGCTTCGCTCCAGCGCACCAGCCAGGTGGGCTGCACGCCTAGGAAAATAATCAGCACAGTCAAAATTAAGGCAGGAACCTGTTCGGTAAAGGTAATGCGCGGATAGTAGGATTTCTCATTATCTAACTTGCCGAAACAAGTGCGATTGAGCAGAATCACAAAATACACGGCAGTAAAACCCGTTCCCACGATGCATAGCAACGTGGAGATGGGGAATTTGGCAAAACTACCCTGAAATATTAAGAACTCCGAGATAAAGCCCACCATGCCTGGAATCCCAGCACTGGCCATACCGCCAAATACCAACATGGCACCGATCGCTGGCAAACCACGAATGGGATTGAGCAA
It encodes:
- a CDS encoding DUF4087 domain-containing protein, which translates into the protein MMRKSLLFLLPIAALLSTTSISGLSAQSKVEKRCGWFQNPTPANAWLSDRDGLWLISSQGGYQAQGDWPPEFPPNQWIRTNVGSYGYGCACFDVTVDRSTNPKRIVEIKSAQAQALKVCRTDPNLREPG
- a CDS encoding BlaI/MecI/CopY family transcriptional regulator; protein product: MVPLPNYRPKQLSLGPLETEILHLIWELGTTTAREIHDRILSDPDRELTYSSVITVLSRLVKKGWLTSHKRGKILFWQAAISRPEAQALEAHERLNRFLEVGNADIVAAFADELDLASVDRLEAIAQRLKAIRQEREER
- the petJ gene encoding cytochrome c6 PetJ, with the translated sequence MWFELMLKFSIAITMKSLFRNIASALLIALLVLSLGIFNFSQPAYAADIEAGAKLFKANCVGCHLNGNNTVQKEKTLKIDALKANDKYSLEAIVAQVKNGKNAMPAFGKKLKAAEIENVASYVLAQADNGWKKSK
- a CDS encoding tetratricopeptide repeat protein codes for the protein MDFLCKGFRSLTIISFLLTMLLLPINPNQSLAIASPYSPTHISHGEFLQRGIERMQKDDYEGAIAEFTKALKQNARQEDRNSTAHSNRCLAYLQTDRYQSAIADCTQAISMNPRNLEALLNRGLAYFRSGNYQAALTDYNTMLELSPDDFRAYYNRGLAEMAQGHYQTAIADYTQALKISQISQAGGSSAADYANIYTDRGIAKFMSADVSAAIGDFSQAIELDRHNARAFFNRGCAHHRQRFLAQAIADFTRSLDLDPHNPDAYMGRAIALHNQGQNREALHDLQIAANEFLAKGKEDASRHALDLWHQLQQKTIFT
- a CDS encoding CO2 hydration protein, with translation MVQAPPQPGTKLPPSQHEFADVIHRLEAGGAMLPDTPENLMQIIGLYKAYAVPMDFYWRDLLYIAERVFLDPLPFFKYFLPKEYLELHNHYAGDDADLRIWRGYATAHKELLEFMDKGELKMKIPRLFHHWWHDRINMEFAEECMRAMLWHRNMGGQFDPYLDSDEYKANADRAIKAYFKYNPLMLGLYKLFPDLFLEQCRQMSYYANLGLFWEIMAPVFFEMSDLYDEGKIASVPDAMNFLINGIFAIAGRPIYHHVYIRGECYEIIPKSKGFTWLYEAAFPYVEAVFYRTSPFRGTKSYNAQAGQVPDDQNDFHYGVLYADKFPVGTAGIPPTLLHQDMFHFLPPYLVEYYKQHCRGEDDTLIQLAVSFQRSMYCVTSAVIQAGRAAFFYPLDDPNPKHLLANRAYFEGQINRFCNRKYGMNEAARLRNIQKQSYR
- a CDS encoding M56 family metallopeptidase produces the protein MHVIIIMVVLSLAWCLRWIYPGLLNFSDIDLGGYQARWQKILFLFLFPPLLILMTAIAVLCMGPTGQMLGFHGGWFSYAIAIAFLGYAIVWGCTLGAQGIIAARKIARYPHSEFATQLAGQTVRELDSPQIFAAQVGFWRPQLAVSQGMLQALDPIHLEAVLKHEQAHYHYRDTFWFFCLGYIRQVTRWLPHTDALWQELLLLREMRADRWAAQYVDRLVLAEALLWSVSSALVYVAQPIAPESEIFCAAFSYPTPRSRLEKRIDAILDETVPEPESNNLLLGLLVLSLLPLTSIPFHS
- a CDS encoding fasciclin domain-containing protein; translated protein: MADIVDIAVGAGAFTTLVTAVQAANLVDALKSPGPFTVFAPNDDAFAKLPPGTITTLVQNIPQLTRILTFHVVSGRYKKEDLAKLKTVTSLEGTTIEIDIDDNAFEVNNATVVAADIEADNGIIHVIDNVILMRPHWVANIMASGRKSMETGICG